A genomic stretch from Shewanella sediminis HAW-EB3 includes:
- a CDS encoding GNAT family N-acetyltransferase: MKPLFQTERIICREFESADLEAFAEYRAQPEVARYQSWSEYSYQDAQALYDNMKKVPFATVGHWFQLAIVTKGDKDSQQMLGDLAVHFIDGQQIEIGFTFAPNSQGQGYASEAVLGLLAYLFSELKPHRVIATTDCDNVPSWLLLERVGLRREAHFIENVFFKGGWGSEFQYAMLASEWRTGLGG, translated from the coding sequence ATGAAACCACTGTTCCAGACTGAACGCATTATTTGCAGAGAGTTCGAGTCTGCCGATCTTGAGGCATTTGCCGAATATCGTGCACAGCCAGAGGTCGCGCGTTATCAGAGCTGGAGTGAGTACAGTTATCAGGATGCACAGGCTCTATATGACAATATGAAGAAAGTGCCCTTCGCTACTGTGGGTCATTGGTTTCAATTGGCGATTGTGACTAAAGGAGATAAAGATTCTCAACAGATGCTGGGGGATCTTGCCGTCCATTTTATCGATGGACAGCAGATTGAGATTGGTTTTACCTTTGCCCCGAATTCTCAGGGGCAAGGCTATGCATCTGAGGCTGTTTTAGGGCTGCTGGCTTATCTGTTCAGCGAATTAAAGCCCCATCGGGTTATTGCAACTACAGACTGTGACAATGTTCCTTCATGGTTATTGCTCGAGCGAGTAGGGCTTCGTCGAGAGGCACATTTTATTGAAAATGTTTTCTTCAAAGGTGGCTGGGGCAGCGAGTTTCAGTATGCCATGCTAGCCTCAGAATGGAGAACGGGGCTTGGTGGCTAG
- a CDS encoding coproporphyrinogen III oxidase family protein, with product MSSIIQTASSEIIKPYEADITVPNWMLSSMERVMQFYVDKNLRLDTQSADMMPAPVEGKKYMLYAHIPFCHTLCSFCTFHRFIFKEDKARAYFVSLRKEMDMVKALGYDFESMYIGGGTTTVLEDELARTIEHAKTLFPSIKEVSCESDPQHLDSPGFKQLEGLVDRMSIGVQSFNDDILAMTDRIEKFGSGQQTFDKIMAAKELFPIINVDLIFGFRGQTDEVIQYDLDMAAKLDPRQITTYPLMITHQTRKSVKGKLAAPQGDMARQYRQILNSLNGQYNQLSAWAFGKTNNEGFDEYVIDYDEYLGVGSGSFSFLDDTLYVNNFSLRKYQENIAAGRMGVEQQKNYSKKDVMQYRFLLGMFSGRLSRKYFRETFGVNLDTALFKEMTSMKVIGAIKNDPTDPDNLIVTDNGKMMGLLMMKEFYSGMDNVRAQLRKPLKPCDM from the coding sequence ATGTCTTCAATTATTCAAACGGCTAGCAGTGAAATCATTAAACCTTATGAGGCTGATATCACTGTGCCCAACTGGATGCTTAGCTCTATGGAGCGAGTGATGCAGTTCTATGTGGATAAGAATCTACGACTGGATACTCAGTCTGCCGACATGATGCCTGCGCCGGTTGAAGGCAAGAAGTATATGCTCTATGCACATATTCCTTTCTGTCATACGCTCTGCTCGTTTTGTACTTTCCACCGTTTTATATTCAAAGAAGATAAGGCGCGAGCCTATTTCGTCTCCCTCAGAAAAGAGATGGATATGGTTAAGGCGCTCGGCTATGACTTCGAGTCTATGTACATCGGCGGTGGCACCACGACTGTGCTGGAAGATGAGCTTGCCCGCACTATTGAGCATGCCAAGACGCTATTTCCGAGTATTAAAGAGGTCTCCTGTGAGTCGGACCCTCAGCATCTGGATAGCCCCGGGTTTAAGCAGCTCGAAGGGTTAGTCGATCGTATGTCTATCGGTGTTCAAAGCTTTAATGATGACATTCTGGCAATGACCGACCGTATCGAGAAGTTTGGCTCGGGTCAGCAGACCTTCGATAAGATTATGGCGGCTAAGGAGCTGTTTCCGATCATTAACGTGGATCTGATCTTTGGTTTCCGCGGTCAAACCGATGAAGTGATTCAATATGATCTGGATATGGCAGCGAAACTCGACCCTCGTCAGATCACGACCTATCCTCTGATGATCACTCACCAGACCCGTAAGAGTGTGAAGGGTAAACTGGCCGCTCCTCAAGGTGATATGGCACGTCAGTATCGTCAAATTCTCAATAGCCTGAATGGGCAATACAACCAGCTTTCAGCCTGGGCGTTTGGTAAGACTAACAACGAAGGGTTCGATGAGTATGTTATCGATTATGATGAGTACTTAGGTGTTGGCTCCGGTTCATTCAGTTTCCTGGATGACACCCTATATGTGAACAACTTCTCACTGCGAAAGTATCAGGAGAATATCGCTGCAGGCCGCATGGGCGTCGAACAACAGAAGAACTACAGTAAGAAAGATGTGATGCAGTATCGCTTCCTGCTGGGTATGTTTTCCGGTCGCCTCTCACGTAAGTATTTCCGTGAGACCTTCGGAGTCAACTTAGACACGGCGCTGTTTAAAGAGATGACCTCGATGAAGGTGATAGGCGCAATTAAGAACGACCCGACCGATCCGGATAATCTAATCGTCACAGATAACGGTAAGATGATGGGCCTGTTGATGATGAAAGAGTTTTATTCAGGTATGGATAATGTGCGCGCTCAACTGCGTAAGCCACTGAAGCCCTGTGACATGTAA